One window from the genome of Antechinus flavipes isolate AdamAnt ecotype Samford, QLD, Australia chromosome X, AdamAnt_v2, whole genome shotgun sequence encodes:
- the PGK1 gene encoding phosphoglycerate kinase 1, with amino-acid sequence MSLSSKLTLDKVDLKGKRVIMRVDFNVPMKNKEITNNQRIKAALPTILYCLDNGATSVVLMSHLGRPDGVPMPDKFSLEPVAAELKSLLGKDVLFLKDCVGPEVEKACANPPNGSIILLENLRFHVEEEGKGKDASGNKIKADPAKVEAFQASLSKLGDVYVNDAFGTAHRAHSSMVGVNLPQKACGFLMKKELTYFAKALESPERPFLAILGGAKVADKIQLINNMLDKVNEMIIGGGMGFTFLKVLNNMEIGTSLFDEEGAKIVKDLMAKAEKNGVKITLPVDFVTADKFDENAKTGQATVASGIPAGWMGLDCGPESSKKYAEAVARAKQIVWNGPVGVFEWEAFARGTKELMNNVVEATKRGCITIIGGGDTATCCAKWNTEDKVSHVSTGGGASLELLEGKVLPGVAALSNV; translated from the exons ATGTCTCTTTCCAGCAAACTGACCTTGGACAAGGTGGACCTGAAGGGGAAAAGGGTCATCATGAG GGTAGATTTTAATGTTCCCATGAAGAACAAGGAGATAACCAACAACCAGAG AATCAAGGCTGCTCTTCCTACCATCCTTTACTGTTTGGATAATGGAGCCACGTCCGTTGTTCTGATGAGCCACTTAGGCCGACCTGATGGTGTCCCCATGCCTGACAAATTCTCTTTGGAACCTGTGGCTGCAGAGCTTAAATCCTTGCTGGGCAA AGATGTTCTGTTCCTGAAGGATTGTGTGGGTCCAGAAGTGGAGAAAGCCTGTGCTAATCCACCTAACGGTTCTATCATTTTGCTGGAGAATCTTCGCTTCCATgttgaagaagaaggaaaaggcaaagatgCTTCTGGGAACAAG atcaaagctgatccagctAAAGTAGAAGCCTTCCAAGCATCTCTCTCCAAGTTGGGGGATGTCTATGTCAATGATGCTTTTGGTACTGCTCACCGTGCCCACAG ttCCATGGTGGGAGTGAACCTGCCCCAGAAGGCATGTGGTTTCCTCATGAAAAAGGAGCTGACTTATTTTGCCAAGGCCTTGGAGAGCCCAGAGAGGCCCTTCCTGGCCATCTTGGGCGG agcTAAAGTTGCCGATAAAATCCAGTTGATCAACAATATGCTAGACAAAGTCAATGAGATGATCATTGGTGGTGGGATGGGTTTCACCTTCCTCAAGGTGCTCAACAACATGGAG ATTGGAACTTCTCTTTTTGATGAAGAGGGGGCTAAGATTGTCAAAGACCTGATGGCCAAGGCTGAGAAGAATGGTGTCAAGATCACTTTGCCTGTTGACTTCGTCACAGCGGACAAGTTTGATGAGAATGCCAAGACTGGCCAAGCCACAGTGGCTTCTGGCATCCCTGCTGGATGGATG GGTTTGGACTGTGGCCCCGAGAGCAGCAAGAAGTACGCGGAAGCCGTGGCCCGGGCCAAACAGATTGTGTGGAATGGACCTGTTGGAGTATTTGAGTGGGAAGCCTTTGCTCGAGGAACCAAAGAGCTCATGAACAACGTGGTGGAGGCCACCAAGAGGGGTTGCATCACTATCATAG GTGGTGGGGATACTGCCACTTGTTGTGCCAAATGGAacactgaggacaaagtcagccatgTGAGCACTGGGGGTGGTGCCAGTCTAGAGCTGCTGGAGG GCAAAGTCCTCCCTGGGGTGGCTGCCCTGAGCAATGTCTAA